The Micromonospora sediminicola genome contains a region encoding:
- a CDS encoding ABC transporter permease, whose protein sequence is MSTTAVPEVAVTAVDEGFWTRTRKAGAVLLALGVLAAVLFGALATDQQARFTLSETEGGAALEINGTIGAILFGVIAAAAGAALLAGVPRRWFTLLLGAGLVAFVLSFLCWQVSAAPEGRNFMPLVNVVRGTFILALPLIFGALAGVLCERSGVVNVAIEGQLLMGAFSGALFGSISGNVWVGLVAAAIGGAFISLLLAVFAIRYLVDQVVMGIVLNLLAVGITGFLYERLMQPDAARYNSAPRFSNWEIPLLKDIPLIGPALFRGNIFLYLGLLLVLVIHLALFRTRWGLRTRSVGEHPTAADTLGVKVLRLRYRNVIMAGLVAGVGGASYTLALYSFTKNMIGGKGFIALAALIFGRWSPTGALLAALFFGFADQLATYLGAIGSSIPSQFLAMLPYLATILAVAGLVGKVRAPAADGKPYIKG, encoded by the coding sequence ATGTCCACCACCGCTGTCCCCGAGGTCGCCGTAACCGCGGTCGACGAGGGTTTCTGGACGCGTACCCGCAAGGCCGGGGCCGTCCTGCTGGCGCTGGGTGTGCTCGCGGCCGTGCTGTTCGGCGCGCTCGCCACCGACCAGCAGGCCCGCTTCACGCTCAGCGAGACCGAGGGCGGTGCCGCCCTGGAGATCAACGGCACGATCGGCGCGATCCTGTTCGGCGTCATCGCCGCGGCGGCCGGCGCGGCCCTGCTGGCCGGCGTGCCCAGGCGCTGGTTCACGCTGCTGCTCGGCGCCGGCCTGGTCGCCTTCGTGCTCAGCTTCCTCTGCTGGCAGGTCTCCGCCGCCCCCGAGGGCCGCAACTTCATGCCGCTGGTCAACGTCGTCCGGGGCACGTTCATCCTGGCGTTGCCGCTGATCTTCGGCGCGCTGGCCGGTGTGCTCTGCGAGCGTTCCGGCGTGGTCAACGTGGCGATCGAGGGCCAACTGCTGATGGGCGCCTTCTCCGGCGCGCTGTTCGGCAGCATCTCCGGCAACGTCTGGGTCGGCCTGGTGGCCGCCGCGATCGGCGGCGCGTTCATCTCGCTGCTGCTGGCCGTGTTCGCCATCCGCTACCTGGTCGACCAGGTGGTCATGGGCATCGTGCTGAACCTGCTGGCGGTCGGCATCACCGGCTTCCTCTACGAGCGGCTGATGCAGCCCGACGCGGCGAGGTACAACAGCGCGCCGCGCTTCAGCAACTGGGAGATCCCGTTGCTGAAGGACATCCCGCTGATCGGTCCGGCGCTGTTCCGGGGCAACATCTTCCTCTACCTCGGCCTGCTGCTGGTGCTGGTCATCCACCTGGCCCTGTTCCGCACCCGGTGGGGTCTGCGGACCCGGTCGGTGGGTGAGCACCCGACCGCCGCCGACACGCTGGGCGTGAAGGTGCTGCGGCTGCGCTACCGCAACGTGATCATGGCCGGTCTGGTGGCCGGTGTCGGTGGGGCGTCGTACACGCTGGCGCTCTACTCGTTCACCAAGAACATGATCGGCGGTAAGGGCTTCATCGCCCTGGCCGCGCTCATCTTCGGCCGGTGGAGTCCGACGGGTGCCCTGTTGGCGGCGCTGTTCTTCGGCTTCGCCGACCAGCTCGCCACCTATCTGGGCGCGATCGGCAGCAGCATCCCGAGCCAGTTCCTGGCGATGCTGCCCTACCTGGCGACGATCCTGGCGGTGGCCGGGCTGGTCGGCAAGGTCCGGGCGCCGGCCGCCGACGGCAAGCCGTACATCAAGGGCTGA